The nucleotide window TCTCAGCAATCATTTgataaagtagatttttttagaaaaagcagtgatttttttcaagtaaatgcagatatatataagtataacctgcaatagtaataaaataactacaaattaaagagatcctgaaatataaaacaaaataaaatcattgaatgTACCCATTCGTTCTTGTAGAATCTTTTAAATAGTGCTTTTGTCTCAGGGAAACTCaaaatgagaaatataaaaagtagaaaagttGGTTTTTGACTTAGAGGAGTATTTTCCTCTCAACCACTCAGTTCCTCAATGTTTTTCATAGGGAAAGATGTATTACAAACATTATATATAGTAATGTTTGTAATacatatagtatagtatagtatagttaTACATATAGTAATGTTTGCGCATGCATATGcgtttgaataaaaaacaaaggtcaattttttttaaattgctgtaagataaaaatagatttcattgattcaaataatatttagaaatattctgcaaagatttattgaaattaaatatcttatgtgATTAAAGAATGGGTAACTTGGCTTATGTACAGTAATAGCTTCATGACTATCTTTCCtatcaaaattgttaattttgatgtCTTTCATCTTTCACGATGAAAGACATTTAAAGCGATTGCTTAGCTTAAGGTGTGTTCTACCAGATAGATTAATAACTTAGcatatacaagtaaaaattattattagaatcaaatatacaaaaacaaagtaataaaaaattaaaaaattgatgcaGTGTTGTCTATTTGACATCATTAACTCATCAAGATGCAGCAGTATAAATGAAGGTTagaataaagttaattttctgaataaagaACAGGTTTATGCCTCTAAATACATGTGCTATGTTATTAACACGTGCTACCACTAACAAGTGAATTATAATGGCAATTAGTGTATTTCAACTGCTGatatctttatataatcagcacatcaataaaatatatcCATGGAAAATATCttttagacaaaattttataaaaatttaatttaattataaaaatgaaattcaagcaattaaattagaaatacttTCATATCAAGAGGAAGCAGTAGCtgctaaattgatttttaattactataatgtaAGTATTTATCACAACCAATGTTAACACTAACTGCAAGCTTCATTAACAATTGATCTACTCTTTAAGAACAGTGCCTTAAAAATTGATACagagtttttcatttttacacatAGTATTTTTTGTATGAATTGATCTGATGTGAATAAATTTGAtcctgttaattttattcataactgTTAGTAGAAATAATCACTCACTAGTGCATAGAGTACTAAATTAGGATGGCACttgaattaacaaacaaatattttgatcAATTACACTCCCAGGAGTTAAAACTATGATGTTAttgaaaccaaaaataaaaattaataatattgttgtatcacaatttttatttaattttcataatagtttaattttcatgGAAAACAGTTAGGGTCTTTGCTTCCATCCTAAAGTTTTTGGATTCACTTTCTTGATAGTTTGATATTTTCTACAAGTTACAAAATACATTCATTATCAAAAGAATAGAAGGAAGGTAACTTTAACTTAGAGCAAACTTTTAGTTGccagagtaaataaaaaatttttgttatatccatttaaaaaaaaaaaataatctagaaattatatgaacaaaaatcttaactacttatgattttatgacaaaatcagctgttacattatcccaaaaatcaaaatttctgtttCCTTCCCACTCAATTTTATAAATGCAACATCATTAGCAGTGTTTATGACAAGTTAccttatgtataaaatgtatcattttaaatatataattttttcattaatagtgaatttttaacaatatggattaatgttttatattattcattaattttatttgaattactttatacatatataaatatctcAACATTCTTCACTGCtagattttctagtttattcatcaaataaatgtgtaatattcCTCTGTGTTAATGAGAAAATGCTAATCCATCAAAGAATAATTAGCCCTACTTCTTTaattaagttaacatttaatATGCATGACAATCAGAGATAGtaactaaatacattttatttatttacttagtcGGTTATTTATTGACTAAGTGTTACTGTTAACTTATTAATATGAGTACATAGCTAAAAATGTATTCAGTATAATATGTAGAtagtttataattgaaaatattactgtacataattttaatttggtttaaataccCACTTCTCACTGTTTAGGTTTAGAGGAATTCAATTTGAAACAGtagaatttttctaatatttattataaagttttttctgaaGGAATTGTGAATGAGAGTTCATCAGCCTGACGCTCAAGAGTGAAAGTGCAGTTATTGAGTTCACGTTAATTGAGATactgcatctaaaaaaaaaacattaagaagaaaatttgagCATATTTCACAGACAATCCCACAAGCAGAAGATTTGCAGCCTTTTACATTCAGAGATAGATTATAGTTCttgtaataaattcattcttGAATCTAATATGGATGGTGTTTCAACAATTTTGTCAATTGTTGACCAGTTTTGTTAATACATGCATAATAGTTTGCTAAACCCAGTAACATAAtgtatcaaaaaatgtataagcATAGATACATTCACATTGAACATGCTCTCCTCCACCCACATCCAAATTTACTTTATACTCACtatatctccctctatgaatcatgagaccttgtcattggtgagggggcttgagtgctcagtgatacagagtagctggaccataGGTGCAActatatcggagaggtatctgttgagagccagattaaggaatgattcctgaaagagggcagcaactctttcaCTAGTTGTTAAGGGAgtaggtcaggatgacttaaacttAGGTGGAAtccagagatagaagaacaattgctaacatttacagaaaccaaacagcaacagtaataattgaagaacataagaaagaagccgtaataagaaagggagtctgacaaggatgttccctatcctcattattttttaatctttacatagaactagcagttaatgatgttaaagaacaatttagatttagAGTAACAGTaccaggtgaaaagataaagatgctacgatttgctgatggtgtagtaattttagctgagagtaaaaagaatttagaaggaacaatgaacagcatggttGAAGTCAtggcaagaactaccgcatgaaaataaacaaaacaaaacaaaagtaatgaaatgtagtagaaataacaaagatgaaccactgaatgtgaaaataggaggagaaaagattttatggaggtagaagaattttgttatttgggaagtagaattacttaagatggaagaagcaagagcgatataaaatgccgaatagcacaagcgaaacaagccttcagttagaaatataatttatttacatcaaaaattaatttaagtgtcaggaaaaatttttgaaagtatatatttggagcgtcgctttatatggaagtgaaacttggacgatcggagtacctgagaagaaaagattagaagcttttgaaatgtggtgctataggagaatgttaaaaatcagatgagtggataaagtgacaaatgaagaggtggtgcggcaaattgatgaagaaagaagcatctggaaaaatatagttaaaagaagtgacagacttataggccacatattaaggcatcctggaatagttgctttaatattggaggtacaggtagaaggaaaaaattgtgcaggcaggcagcagttggattatttaaaacaaattgttagggatgtaggatgtaggaggtataccgaaatgaaatgactagcactagatagggaatcttggagagctgcatcaaagcagtcaaatgactcATGACAAAGAACTCACTATAAtgtaaaatagatgaaaactTAAATGGTGGGAACATTATCTCAGATGTGAAATAGAACAGTATTGAATAAAACTATAAGGTCTTTatctagtaaaaaattataatgtatgtaACATGCAAGTAGATATAGTACTAAAAGCTATATCTTGccaaaaacaaatttagaaactGTTTCAATGCACAGCATATTCTTGTTGTATAAAGGAAATTCATATTGACATCTTCAGTTAGTTATAATCATATAACCATGactttttaatcttcttttttgcattaaataaatacacCATTTGAAAACCATCCATTCTCTAAAACTTTTACCTTAAATTGTAACTCAAAAATTTTGTTGTGTTTCTTTCTTGCTAAAATATGACACTTCAAATCAATATATGAGAACAGTATATCTGAGGTTTTCAGTGCATTAGCAATGCATCTAATTCCCGCAGCAACCAGATCTTTACACGCAGTACTTGAATGCAAAGGCCCTTTCATCAGAGTACACTGGTGGTCTCTCAAGTGAAAAATATGACTACTACAAGAATAACATGCATCAAAGTATCAGTTTGACCATGtacacttttctttctttttcctgtttagcctccggtaactaccatttagataattcttcagaggatgaatgaggatgatatgtatgagtgtaaatgaagtgtagtcttgtacattctcagttcgaccattcctgtgatgtgtggttaattgaaacccaaccaccaaagaacaccggtatccacgatctagtattcaaatccgtgtaaaaataactggctttactaggacttgaacgctggaactctcggcttacaaatcaactgatttaggaagacgcgttcaccactagaccaacccggtgggttttgacCATGTACACTCAACCACCATGTACCAACCATGTAGGTTTTGCTTGTACTCCACTTACCGTAACAAACCAGTTATGACTTCATAATGTTTGGCTTACCAAAAAACCTACCAAACATCTTAATGGTAATGTCCATACTAggaacatgtattttttttttatttctgaagtcAATggaaatttcttgtaaaattcttTCTTGATTAAACTGACTAAATCTGTACAACAGACTGACAATTAAGAATAGAAATTATtggagaaaaagaaattatttgcaAATAACAGAGAAAATGCAGAGTATATGGAGGttgcaaatttttctttgttattcattttttctattcGCTTTATTTTCATTGTCCTTTAAATAGAATAGTtacagattcaatttttttttaaataaaaattgttaatgctacattttttattttacaaaaacaattttttgtcttttaaactttaaatttgcaaaaaaattttagtatttttcaccagtttcttattttatactgtttCCAAGATGGTAGCCAAAAtacttctaaaatttatgtttttctttgtattcaaggttttcatgttttatctatttatttattttttttaatgttaatatatttactaaatttcaagTTGGAAAGCAGGATAGaaatattctttcataattacaatgtagtttttatgttcaGACAAATTATCAGaacataaattttcttgaataaaataattatttttctatattcatcATAACTACAtgacataattgaaaaaatttctatatttcctTATggctaaaagaataaaaaatattaaacataatattactttaacatttatataataataatttttattactttttattacacagaaattaaaaattaaaaaattaattactgcaaTGGTTTGTAGAAAAAACCTAACtgaaatcttttataaacattttattaaacctttaataaaaaaaatttgttttaaaattctaattataacaAATGACAACAATagcttatttaaatgattatgataatttaatactatattagcacttaatataagttgtaaaatGTGAACATTCTTATAAAGTTCTTCAGGATTCAAcaaataattgtatatgtattCCTAGACAAATAGAttagtttttaacaattataGATTAGTTAATGTGGATAAAGCACAATCATACTCTTCCaaagaataacaatttaaaatctgATTTCATTTTCACCATCCAGAAATAaccattatttcaaaaatatactgGAAAACTTgtcaattgtaaattaaaattacttattttctagATAAATTCTAATACCTTACTAAagttagaatatttttcttttttcttacttaCACAATTggtttttcatttgttatacaacagaaaagaaatatttcaattacatatatttatgtttatgtaaccAATCAAAGCATATAGTTCAATAACATCTTTTCAAGTAGTATTTCTAGATGAATTAAGAACAATAACTCCTACAAATAAACTGATTCTTAgttgcaaattaataaaaaaataaataaaatttaaaattacacaataagTTGGGTTAAAATTAATGAGATTTATCATTCATTagattaaataactgaatataaaaGCAGATTAAGTCTAGAAAAAAGCACTATGTAATAGCTGTGGCATTAAATTACAAATCTAAATATTGATTCTCAGTTTCAGTTTTTTCCAGTTTTAGaattaaaagttaatgaaatttattcttgaaaaacacattattcattttttcaacaattttactaATTAAGTAGTTTTTGCCACAGATTCTTTTTCACTCTCTGAAACTGATTTTGGTGTAATAAGTGATTCTTCCTCAGAACTTGTagaataaatatcagttttaatcgtacttgtttttaaattctgtttagtGGGTAGATTTTGTTGAGAAAATGTTGGTAGTTGTGGGTAAGCAGGTAGTACAACTGGTCCAGGTCTTCTCCATGAAGGAGAAAATGGTGTTTGTCCTACCATATCTGGAGTATAACGGACTGAGTAATCATCTGGTACAGGAGGTTGAGAAAAAggataatatgaataaaacttcCGAGGTATTTCTCCAACACGTGTTTTGGCAGAATCATCAGAATTTCTCCATCCTTTATCGAGAGAGTTTCTTTGAAAATTCCATATATTGTATGGTTTTTCAGCTTCATTCAATATAGCATCTGTATCTACAACACCTTTATATATCGGCACTTCTGAATTCTTTCCATTAGATATTAAAGAGACTTTATcacctgtaataaaaataataaattaaaaataaaaagtggaaagcatgaaataatgaaaaactatttacattaataacttgGAGTAAAACAATCATCCATACATTAGTCACttattaatattcaaacaataatataaatttccatttcaactatttaattcttttttactttaaataactgCTTACTTTGGAGAAATTAGGTTAGTTTCTGTATAggctattttaaaaactgaactaaacacattttcttaattttacagcATCTCTATAAATAATTTGCTGGTTCATATTACTTGTAGTTAGATTAATCTTGCTTTGTCATGTATATAACCAATAACAATTTTGTATctgatttaaattatagtaaCTACTGTCAAAATATTAGGAACCTGCttcttaaaatgaattaattttataatactgtagGTAATTAAATAGACCTTAGAGTTTAGGGTTAAATATTTAGAATggtaattttcttgaattaaatttttttctcctgaACACAACCTTTCTGACTAAAGACAAAactaaaaatactcaaaaaaagcTTGATATCATTCTACACAAAGTTGATTCATTCATTTAGATTATGCATCCACATAACTACGAAAGATAACTTTTTTCACCTATCACTTCATACATCTtatcttcctcattaaaataagttttggtACATCTGAggtcataataaaaaaactttcttatcaTTGAATGGAAAAggaaataaacagtttatttatttaactaaatattaccCTTCCAACTATTATTGCGCTTCCAACACTAAAATATCAGGtgcaatatatacatttttaattcattatagcATTGAATAAACCTAACTGTGAGCAGTATTCTAACATATGGGCAAGTAggcatattgaaaaaattaaaatgataagttGATTTTATCACACACATATAATGAGAAGACCTAACCTTCCAGTCTGTAGcaggtaaaaataaacatttcatgttTGACCAATGTAACTGCCCATATTTGCATTACTTTCTCTTTTATTGATGTGAATGCTTGTATCCATAATCTAGAgactattaaaatgttttatagtgATAAAAACAATgacacaagtaatttttttttaaattctgtttagtaTGCAATAATACAACATACAGTTCACATTAAGAACTAGTGTGAACAGTGATGATTGTAACAGATTTgattgtatgaaaaattattactgatttttagtCACTATTGTGAAATTCTTCTAAGAACTAAGTAGCCACTAATTCTAATGATTCTTGATACTATAATTGCCAGAATGTTCAGACTTTGTTAATTgcgataatttaatttcatttttgtcaaCCGAACAATTATTTCAACATAATATGCTACTCTGcagacaaaaagaaaagaagctgcACCAATATTTTCTGGGGAACAAAAGGAAACTGTAGTAAAACCTTTATCAGAACAGCATCACAAAGCATAGAGTTAATTATAAAACGAAAAAGAGATAAACTgtagtccatattaattatttaaaatacaaaaaaatgaaataatcttaaggtaaattcataaaattttgtgtataataGTTCACAATTCAGAAAGTATGAAAATTCTTTGAGCACATATTTGTGAACACATTAAAAGTGGAATGCAGAAACAttcaagctttttttaaattttttaactagtattatttaaaaatttgtggatagaataatattgtttctccAGAATGAAatcttgtaattgtaattgtaaataaactgtTGGGAAGATTCTTTAAATAgtttcgttatttatttaatgcagtAAAAAAATAAGGATCTTTCTTGTAAGCTgagatatgaaaaaatgtttttttttctgttttgatagaggtggatattgttatttcttaagaATAAGTGTCTGGTCTTTTTTGCAAAGAGTACAGATTCATaaatgtaaacagaaaaataaatacaaggtacatagatatattatataaatgtttttataaaagtatatttaatacaaatattaatttataatattgttataaaaataaaataaatttttagtaatactgTTTGATAAATGTACCACATATAAAGGTTGAACAGTAAAttgaatgaagaaagaaaaagtattattttaaataacaaaatgtttaacaccttatcaataattaattcttGCTGAGATAGTTAAATAAGTAAAGCAGAATGCTCTTTCATCCATTAATGGATCTCTAAAAGACCTTTCCGTGTACAGATGTACAGATCACTTCtcttttaatttgattcaataattgtcaaaaaaagttcataatgttttgttaattttcaatgtttttactaatatttattaaatgagtaTTGAAACCAAtacaaaaccaattttaaaatcatatattactgATAAACTGGAATTGCAGTATGAACAGAAAATTCAGTACATACTGGATTTTATTGAACaaggattttaaaatatgtaataaatattctctTCAAATCTTCtcattaaactattatttcttctgtaattttaaaattaaacataaattttccaaaattaattggttttcaaTGAACTTTtatgacatttaatattaaaaattacatcagcTCTGATTTTAATAGAGAATATAACATAGTAGATTTTGAAACTCCATTTATATCCTAGTCGATCCTTCTTCCAATTACCTAAATCTTTCAACTGTTTAActtagtgatttaattatgaaaataaatctattaccatagttaaaaaacaaatcagtaAATGACATCATAGTTTGAATTtgatataatagaaaacaatagTGTTATTTAACCTTTCTTAGAAAGCTTTAAGAACCTTtaagaaaattgtgtttttgaaaatcatatcgtactgtttttatgatttcatgtaattgttttatcatactttgttattttaataaaatcaattgttaaaaacaattactattttttttgtaggagtgaaatataaataaatattgacagATCACCACAAGCCTGCCCACTAGACAATCAAAACTGTACATGCTTggacaattttaatataatattactatcaTTGTGAAATACATACTCTGCACATACTATGAAATAATATGACTGATATTCAAAATTAAGtagataaatttatctaaatttataagtCAATCAACAAAATCTTAGTTCAGATTCGACTGTATGAAAGATTATTACTGATTTTCAGTCACCATTGTGATATTCTCCTAAGAACTAAGTAGCCACTAATTCTAATAGCTTTTGGTACTATAATTGCCGGAATAAtcagattttgttaatttaattttacttttgtcgACTGATTTAGTAAACGTGACTTTAATTTTGAGTTAATTAATAACAGAGAAACtggatcagctgattttggaataATCCCTCCTGATTCATCAGCAGGACCTTCAATCTCACAATAAACCTCTagaaacaaagtaattaaaatcattataaaatctttatataaatcctataatctttatatatttcctatagataatttatatttcttacaaaattaataataaagaccAATACTTCAGTAAAGCTGAGTATAATTACGGCAATCctgaatatagaaatattttatttattaatcatgagTATGTAATGGCACTTATTGCAGAAAGGGGGTAACTAAATGGTTATCCACTAATCACAAATCAGCTTCTAATCAATGTATTGTCTGTTGATTTGCATACTTTTTAATTGAGAAGGTCAACCGAGCAGATACTACATAAAAATCAAAGTCAAAAATTAGGAAGTATCTTTTCTCCTCCTTTGAACCTCCGTTAACTGCCTCCTTTGAACAGCCATTAACACTGTATATCAATCTTCTAGACCTCTTCATCACTATTAACATAGTCTGGTTGTATCTCTTTTCATTTAGTCATCAATAAttacaattgtttattattagttattgtaactATTTTAATCATTAACCAAACTCTATAACAATTTCATTCTGACAGGTTTGCATACACATTGGTCTCACCACAATTAGtggcaataaacaaaatttgagatattttataattgagatacttcagaataaaatgaaaattactgaaaattgaaCTGATTCTGAAAGgcttttgtaataatttgaaatCAAACTATGTATATGAGGTTTAAACATGCTTTTAGAGTTTCAAATTATCATTGTTGTTAGATACATTTCATTTAGAAGCAAGAAGAGgtgaaatgtacaattttttgtattaataattaaacaaatttcaaatatttcctttCCCCTGCCTTTTACAGTTGATAAGAGGTATGAAGGAAAATGTATACAATGAAATAGatagaaataatactaatataatactgaatactaatattatactaatataatacaaaataaagattattatgtGCTTATTATGTGTAACAAGGGAAAGAAATGCTCACTGTATAAACACATACTTAGATAATATGATTGTTTATAGAAAACCGTACAAGGATAGTTAGATGAAAAAAAGAATCACAGGAAGAAGACATGGGATGATAACTAATTAGAAGAAAGAAGGAAATTACAAGGATACAAAGAGAAGAGCTAAAGACAGAGAAAGATAATGATGCTTTTGATgcagtttttaaacataatacatatttttttcacctAAACCTTCTGggataaatgaaaaagttatattaaaaaataaaaagtgaaaaactactacttgtacagaatttaagaCTTTTGTTGCAATTAACAATTTCTATGGCGATCTGATTAGTTGACCAAGTTGAACCTGCAaaagttaaattgtaataatttgtcataattaatatattgtttttattccatttttttatagttagacTTTTATTCATTCTTGACAATCAATGCAGGGTACATAAAATATACTGAGATACttcagaataaaatgaaaattactgaaaCTGGATGATTTTGTCCAACATCCTACTAGAGGATGtcggataaaattatttaaaaccatataaTTAGAAGAAGAATATTCCTTTAACTCTACGTGGTTTTACAAATGATTTAAAGGTTAAATAATTAACCTTTAAATCCTAGCATCCATATGTCTAGTCATAGTGGATGCTAGTCTACTTGTATTAATTTAATCAGATCAATGGCTGtactaaatctttattttattgtagaaagatatgtagtacttaatttttttttatattttatcagatcAACTTTACCTCACTAAATTTAGTCATTACTTTGGCTAAAAATGCTTCAAATAATCAGTTATTCCCAAGTTCATACTGATtctgaaatgatttttatatatttttaagaaaatgtcaaTTCTGCTTAAGTAGAGAGACTTTCAGTGTTATTAGGCTttgaaataatagtatttattaaaccAAATCAACATTTgagtcacatatatatatatatattgttagaaAAAAAGTAGTCAAAATATGAGTTAATTAGAAGTGtttagtgatttttaaatttgttggatCAGAGgtgaattaaaaaatctacaaatattcattaaatcttCTGTAGCACTGTACACCTGTCTATTTACTCCTTTAAACATATTGGGTTGGTTTACAATACACTAAGtattaacttaaataactttGACCAAATATaacgtttttcttaattaaagattattaaattaaaaataaaatctataaaaagcaTTTTCATTgagcagaattttttaaaaaagaatgcaaTTATagctttgtagtttttttatttaaaacaatagcGTAAAATTTAATGTGATATTTCTTGTGCTATGGTGttcaaaattatcaaagaaatttatatCAGATGACAACTTATTACTGATTTAAAGTTAATTgcattttgatattatattaaaagttacgttgttataattaatttctgaaaaaaaaatataattctaaattcatcttta belongs to Lycorma delicatula isolate Av1 chromosome 1, ASM4794821v1, whole genome shotgun sequence and includes:
- the LOC142333673 gene encoding uncharacterized protein LOC142333673, whose amino-acid sequence is MALDCKFSYLMFFLTVGATGFDFSSLGVDHSLNPRLIGAVYQLYKPMLTPTKVSPITIDCNHPSVVCKFGTVTLISPPNKECDCKDSSDVPIVTGLTTGQEDKNTDSADIKTDGDKVSLISNGKNSEVPIYKGVVDTDAILNEAEKPYNIWNFQRNSLDKGWRNSDDSAKTRVGEIPRKFYSYYPFSQPPVPDDYSVRYTPDMVGQTPFSPSWRRPGPVVLPAYPQLPTFSQQNLPTKQNLKTSTIKTDIYSTSSEEESLITPKSVSESEKESVAKTT